The Dromaius novaehollandiae isolate bDroNov1 chromosome 5, bDroNov1.hap1, whole genome shotgun sequence genome window below encodes:
- the CDCA4 gene encoding LOW QUALITY PROTEIN: cell division cycle-associated protein 4 (The sequence of the model RefSeq protein was modified relative to this genomic sequence to represent the inferred CDS: inserted 2 bases in 1 codon), which translates to MGEEEGLHQTQLLRLSMQVETQEERGETASPVGEIQPLRCLLLCEATAPDFHQVWNLMGARSWKPQPXSDASLRCHDLWTCSPLVPECRLWDPVHMFLTSVVPQWPFYNLDTMFVRGLKRKCIDGEEDIEGTLAGIKAIPSYNLQRQSLLDMSLVKLQLCHMLVEPNLCRSVLIANTVRQIQEEMTQDGTWQMINTQSTGQTSLDRLVSTDILCRSSREQAEGKQVPGYSNFNKDFEDDQTQDSSETMSTASSVQAPRNLQSNVWEMENAQENRGNFQKSLDQIFETLENKSPNSVEDLFSEVDNSYYDLDTMLTGMMSNTKMGHCDGLETFSSPTTTTSNSNCKSDLNELDHIVEILVES; encoded by the exons atgggagaagaggaaggactGCATCAAACACAATTACTG aGGTTAAGCATGCAAGTAGAAACTCAGGAGGAGCGAGGAGAAACTGCCTCTCCAGTAGGCGAAATACAGCCATTGAGGTGCTTGCTTCTGTGCGAAGCAACGGCTCCTGACTTCCATCAAGTATGGAACTTAAtgggagccaggagctggaaGCCCCAGCC CTCAGATGCCTCTCTCCGATGCCATGACTTGTGGACCTGCTCACCCTTGGTTCCCGAGTGCCGTCTTTGGGACCCAGTCCATATGTTCCTGACCTCTGTTGTACCACAGTGGCCATTCTATAACCTG gaCACAATGTTTGTACGAGGATTAAAGAGAAAATGTATTGATGGTGAAGAAGATATTGAAGGAACTCTGGCTGGTATTAAGGCTATTCCTTCATATAATCTTCAGCGACAGTCGCTTTTAGATATGTCCTTGgttaaactccagctgtgtcacaTGCTGGTTGAACCTAACCTTTGTCGTTCAGTACTTATAGCCAACACGGTACGACAAATCCAAGAGGAAATGACCCAAGATGGGACTTGGCAAATGATAAATACACAGAGTACAGGGCAGACATCCCTGGATCGTCTTGTTTCAACGGATATCCTCTGCCGCTCATCCAGGGAACAAGCTGAGGGAAAGCAGGTTCCAGGTTATAGTAATTTCAATAAAGACTTTGAGGATGACCAGACACAAGACAGTTCAGAAACTATGTCAACAGCTTCTTCAGTGCAAGCTCCAAGAAACCTGCAAAGCAATGTGTGGGAAATGGAGAATGCACAAGAAAACAGAGGAAACTTTCAAAAATCGTTAGATCAGATATTTGAGACACTGGAGAATAAGAGTCCTAATTCTGTTGAAGATCTGTTTTCAGAAGTTGACAATTCTTACTATGATCTTGATACAATGTTAACAGGAATGATGAGCAACACAAAAATGGGACACTGTGATGGGcttgaaacattttcttctccaaCAACTACAACTTCCAACTCTAATTGTAAATCTGATCTTAACGAGCTTGATCATATTGTGGAAATCCTTGTTGAATCTTGA